A genomic stretch from Edaphobacter aggregans includes:
- a CDS encoding DUF421 domain-containing protein, with protein MIESMFHLPVPVLEKILRPVIVYLCLILFLRIFGKRELAQLNPFDLVVLLCLSNTVQNSIIGDDNSVSGGVIGVFSLLTINWLLTRWLFRSPKLSKVLEGSETVLIRHGVVDWIAAKKEALTELELRSVLHKQGFTDFTEIEKCVLESNGNFYMEGIKSMSDDAQRAELMREIKSLAVEVKELKGMLAARE; from the coding sequence TTGATCGAGAGCATGTTTCACCTGCCTGTGCCGGTGCTGGAGAAGATCCTGCGTCCGGTGATTGTGTATCTGTGCCTGATCTTGTTTCTGCGGATCTTTGGAAAGCGGGAATTGGCGCAGTTGAATCCGTTCGACCTGGTGGTGCTGTTGTGCCTGTCGAATACGGTGCAGAACTCGATCATTGGAGATGACAATTCGGTGTCGGGCGGGGTGATCGGGGTGTTTTCGCTGCTGACGATCAACTGGCTGCTGACGCGGTGGCTGTTTCGGTCACCCAAGTTGAGTAAAGTGCTGGAGGGGTCGGAGACGGTGCTGATCCGGCATGGGGTGGTGGACTGGATTGCGGCAAAGAAAGAGGCGTTAACGGAGCTGGAGCTGCGGTCTGTGCTGCACAAACAGGGGTTCACGGATTTCACCGAGATCGAGAAGTGTGTCCTTGAGTCGAATGGGAACTTCTACATGGAAGGGATTAAGTCCATGAGCGATGACGCGCAGAGAGCAGAGCTGATGAGGGAGATCAAGTCACTCGCTGTCGAGGTCAAGGAGTTGAAGGGGATGCTGGCGGCGAGAGAGTAG
- a CDS encoding energy transducer TonB, protein MAKPLRSDDPSPQNMQFSHFGVLNDGSQSKGSLFTSISLNIIIAIVVCIIGAAAKKTMDNRHKLTELSLAPLPKQPEPEPIKPKIIPPKPLPTPPVVKVEPPKIKMPEVKLPEPPKPPEIKMVQQPPILVPAPPKIVQPPPAPKIVNLAQAQPAAVANNSPHPAPIALGQQNNPIAPSNRPTASAINLGNSGAAGMPASNKGMGPTTVSLGSGSASSQNMSGRDNAAAVKGVKLGVTGGTGPLNSPTRVAGPVNLGQNTPPPAPKPTGPVTTAKSAPKVLFKPRPEYTAEAIKLHIEGTVSVRLRVSSTGTVQVLGVTSDLGHGLGDSAVRAVQSTRFSPATDASGNPVDWEGVVNVAFQLAG, encoded by the coding sequence ATGGCAAAGCCGCTTCGCAGTGATGACCCTTCACCGCAGAATATGCAGTTCTCCCACTTCGGTGTTCTCAACGACGGCAGCCAGAGCAAGGGTTCGCTCTTCACCTCCATCTCTCTCAACATCATCATCGCCATCGTCGTCTGCATCATCGGCGCCGCGGCAAAAAAGACGATGGACAACAGGCACAAGCTCACCGAGCTGAGCCTGGCGCCCCTTCCCAAGCAGCCCGAACCCGAGCCTATCAAGCCCAAGATCATTCCCCCTAAGCCACTCCCCACGCCTCCGGTCGTGAAGGTCGAGCCGCCCAAGATCAAGATGCCCGAGGTCAAACTCCCCGAGCCGCCTAAGCCACCAGAAATTAAAATGGTGCAGCAGCCTCCAATCCTCGTCCCTGCACCGCCCAAGATTGTGCAGCCTCCGCCTGCGCCTAAGATCGTGAATCTTGCCCAGGCCCAGCCTGCCGCAGTCGCCAACAACTCGCCGCACCCGGCTCCAATCGCGCTCGGTCAGCAGAACAATCCCATTGCTCCATCCAATCGCCCCACCGCCTCTGCGATCAACCTTGGCAATAGCGGCGCGGCTGGAATGCCCGCGTCAAACAAGGGCATGGGCCCAACCACCGTCAGCCTCGGCTCAGGATCTGCCTCCAGTCAGAACATGAGCGGCAGAGACAATGCAGCCGCTGTCAAGGGTGTCAAGCTCGGCGTCACCGGTGGAACCGGACCTCTCAACTCGCCTACTCGCGTCGCAGGCCCGGTCAATCTTGGACAGAACACACCGCCTCCCGCACCCAAGCCCACTGGGCCGGTGACCACGGCGAAGTCTGCTCCCAAGGTCCTCTTCAAGCCGCGTCCTGAGTACACCGCTGAAGCCATCAAGCTCCATATCGAAGGCACCGTCTCCGTTCGTCTTCGTGTCTCCTCCACCGGTACCGTCCAGGTTCTCGGCGTCACCAGCGATCTCGGCCACGGACTCGGCGACTCAGCCGTCCGCGCCGTTCAATCCACACGCTTTTCGCCCGCCACAGACGCGTCGGGAAATCCCGTCGATTGGGAAGGTGTAGTCAACGTAGCCTTCCAACTCGCCGGATAA
- the galE gene encoding UDP-glucose 4-epimerase GalE translates to MNILVTGGAGYIGGTVCRMLLGGDHSVTVLDNLCHSKRLAVADGVKFVEGDLADRALVEKTLQEGKFDGVMHFAALIEAGESMQRPEIYFRNNTASTLTLLEAMLATGHDKLVFSSTAACYGDPEKIPILEDAKLAPTNPYGESKLLVEYMLRWMNQIHGFRYASLRYFNVAGAIEGYGEAHEPESHLIPLILDVAMGRRASIKIFGQDYPTKDGTCVRDYIHVQDLADAHLLALGALKEKSRLIYNIGTGQGFTVREVIESVQRVTGRPIAVEECPRRLGDPVVLVASSEKIKAELGWRPKFPELDQIILSAWEWHKKRYS, encoded by the coding sequence ATGAATATTTTAGTGACTGGCGGTGCGGGATATATCGGCGGAACTGTGTGCAGAATGCTGCTTGGCGGAGACCATTCGGTGACGGTGTTGGACAACCTCTGTCATAGCAAGCGGTTGGCGGTGGCTGATGGAGTGAAGTTTGTTGAAGGCGATCTTGCTGATCGTGCGCTGGTGGAGAAGACGCTGCAGGAAGGGAAGTTCGATGGAGTAATGCATTTCGCTGCGCTGATTGAGGCGGGGGAGAGTATGCAGCGTCCAGAGATTTATTTTCGGAACAATACGGCTTCGACGTTGACGCTGCTGGAGGCGATGCTGGCTACGGGGCATGACAAGCTGGTTTTCAGCTCGACGGCGGCTTGTTATGGGGATCCCGAGAAGATCCCAATTTTGGAGGATGCGAAGCTTGCGCCGACTAACCCCTATGGAGAGAGCAAGTTGCTGGTGGAGTACATGCTCCGGTGGATGAATCAGATTCATGGGTTTCGTTATGCGAGCTTGCGATACTTCAATGTGGCTGGGGCGATTGAGGGTTATGGGGAGGCGCATGAGCCGGAGTCGCATTTGATTCCGCTGATTCTGGATGTGGCGATGGGGAGGCGGGCGAGTATCAAAATTTTTGGACAGGATTATCCGACCAAGGATGGGACTTGTGTGCGGGATTACATCCATGTGCAGGATCTGGCGGACGCGCATCTGCTTGCATTAGGGGCGCTTAAGGAGAAGAGTCGATTGATTTACAACATCGGGACTGGGCAGGGCTTTACGGTGCGTGAGGTGATTGAGTCGGTGCAGCGGGTGACCGGGAGGCCGATTGCGGTGGAGGAGTGTCCGCGCCGGCTGGGTGATCCGGTGGTGCTGGTGGCCAGCTCGGAGAAGATCAAGGCGGAGCTGGGGTGGAGGCCGAAGTTTCCGGAGTTAGACCAAATTATTTTGAGCGCGTGGGAGTGGCACAAGAAGCGGTATTCGTAG